The following proteins come from a genomic window of Alnus glutinosa chromosome 10, dhAlnGlut1.1, whole genome shotgun sequence:
- the LOC133879013 gene encoding uncharacterized protein LOC133879013, translating to MQEVESIGAPRCKEFVNTNHMTPRELFTKNHIDLKKEGEKWMKGTATSCTVVGALIVTIMFATAFTVPGGNKQDTGFPIFLDERLFMLFIISDALSLFSSTTSVVMFLGILTSRYAEDDFLESLPRKMIIGLSTLFFSIAAMMIAFSTALLIMLQGQYSWIIIPVICFASVPVALFVLMQFPLLVDMFKSTYGPSIFDKKKKRWV from the coding sequence ATGCAGGAGGTGGAAAGTATTGGCGCTCCCAGGTGTAAGGAATTTGTGAACACTAACCATATGACTCCTAGGGAATTGTTTACGAAGAACCACATAGACttgaagaaagaaggagaaaaatggATGAAGGGCACAGCAACTTCTTGTACAGTGGTAGGAGCTCTCATTGTTACTATTATGTTTGCTACAGCCTTTACTGTTCCAGGTGGTAACAAACAAGATACTGGGTTCCCTATATTCTTAGATGAAAGATTGTTCATGCTCTTTATAATATCCGATGCCTTGTCGCTCTTTTCCTCCACAACTTCCGTCGTGATGTTTTTGGGAATCCTAACATCACGCTATGCAGAAGACGATTTCCTTGAATCCTTGccaagaaagatgatcataggACTTtccactcttttcttttccattgcaGCCATGATGATAGCCTTTTCTACTGCTCTTTTAATTATGCTACAGGGACAATATTCATGGATAATCATTCCTGTCATTTGTTTCGCTAGTGTTCCTGTCGCCTTATTCGTATTGATGCAATTTCCCCTTCTTGTTGACATGTTCAAGTCAACTTACGGACCAAGCATCTttgataagaaaaagaagaggtggGTATAA